From a region of the Solanum stenotomum isolate F172 chromosome 2, ASM1918654v1, whole genome shotgun sequence genome:
- the LOC125856122 gene encoding uncharacterized protein LOC125856122: MQTLVTRIGIQRIIDPVSTPESVGVLDAEIHLTAKGLGDSIIEGNTTPSQDKTKAMIFLRHHLDESLKVEYFTVKDPLELWIGLKGRYDHVKATVLPRARYEWMHLRFWSKFTTAKPEKPESKSKLYATAWRLRRLVRPAGSAPLPEAHGAEAHGQSEIRQNNRGYENVCGRVKGKRRYNNRRGGGHNKRENNMGSQNNPSKEKGDYCHRYGLKGNWKNECRAPEHFVRLYQNSFKRKGNKGGASSSNAQMESHLTLKDDV, translated from the exons atgcagacactgGTAACTAGGATCGGTATCCAGCGCATcattgatccagtgagcactccagagtcagttg GGGTACTTGATGCTGAAATTCACCTTACCGCTAAGGGTCTTGGTGATAGTATAATCGAAGGAAATACGACACCAAGTCAGGATAAAACAAAAGCTATGATTTTTCTTCGTCATCATCTTGATGAAAGCCTGAAGGTTGAATACTTTACAGTGAAAGATCCACTTGAATTGTGGATAGGTTTAAAAGGGAGGTATGACCACGTCAAGGCAACTGTATTGCCAAGGGCTCGTTATGAGTGGATGCACTTACG ATTCTGGTCCAAATTCACCACCGCGAAGCCCGAAAAACCAGAATCGAAGTCAAAACTCTATGCAACTGCTTGGCGCCTACGAaggctag TCCGTCCTGCTGGAAGTGCTCCATTACCAGAGGCACACGGGGCAGAAGCACATGGCCAGTCtgaaataagacaaaataatcGAGGCTATGAAAATGTGTGTGGGCGTGTCAAGGGCAAAAGACGATATAATAATCGTCGAGGTGGTGGTCATAACAAAAGAGAGAACAATATGGGTTCTCAAAATAATCCTTCTAAAGAAAAGGGCGATTACTGTCATCGTTATGGCCTTAAAGGTAACTGGAAAAATGAATGTCGGGCACCTGAGCATTTTGTTAGGCTATATCAAAATTCCTtcaaaaggaaaggaaataaAGGTGGTGCCTCTTCTTCTAATGCTCAGATGGAGTCACATTTGACTCTCAAAGATGATGTTTAG